From the genome of Nitrospira lenta, one region includes:
- the uvrA gene encoding excinuclease ABC subunit UvrA, giving the protein MTRAHAVDITPLPKPSSSDLIVEGARQNNLKNISLRIPHNQVTAITGLSGSGKSSLAFDTLFAEGQWRYVESLSTYARMFIDKVARPDVDRILNVRPAIAIEQKNQVRTARSTVGTTTEISDLLRLLFAKIGKPVCPDCHQEARSFQPDTVATELLTRFPDARAMILFSVATPTAALESAFRQSLLTRGFTRLKAGNEILDLLETAHPPLHTEPTLHVVLDRLVIRADNRTRLVEAIETAFREGEGRCTVEVIGHGNHSFSTHFLCQQCGRTFEPLRPILFSFNHPIGACPECKGFGNVLRYDPELVIPDHGKSLADGAIEPWSKPGTDWWEKQLLLAMKRKGIDVTAPFRSLPKATQALLWNGDESFDGINDFFEYMEGKRYKLHVRVLLSRYRTPVECPACHGSRLKPDARFVKIAGTDIHEITDHTIAGLLDWLEALTLRPFEQNIAADILRQLKAKLGFLLRVGLGYLTLARQTKTLSGGEAQRVSLANQLGARLVGTLYVLDEPTIGLHARDTDLLAGILKDLAAVGNTVVVVEHDRHMIESADYLVELGPQSGERGGEIICAAPAKEFIQDKRALTARYLRGEEQIPLPKSRRSGNGKVLVIAGANEHNLKDLAVRLPLGMFICVTGVSGSGKSTLVEDTLYRALARAFRVDALPMGRFKAIKGIEHLKGVRLIDQQPIGRTPRSNPITYLKAFDEIRQLFASERDALRQGLTPGHFSFNTTGGRCERCEGAGVEKLEMYFFEDLYVPCESCDGKRFKPEVLAIHYRGKTIAEVLAMTVDDAVQFFTGAPKLQERLHLLSSIGLGYLRLGQSATTLSGGEAQRLKIAAELKDGSAKDLLYIMDEPTTGLHFEDVKKLLAVLHKLVNAGNTLVVVEHNLDVIKSADWVIDLGPEGGAAGGQIIAEGRPEQVAKVSTSYTGRFLATALTQ; this is encoded by the coding sequence CGTCCCTGGCCTTCGACACACTCTTCGCCGAAGGCCAATGGCGCTATGTGGAATCCCTCTCGACGTACGCCCGCATGTTCATCGACAAAGTAGCGCGTCCCGACGTAGACCGCATCCTCAACGTGCGGCCGGCAATCGCCATCGAACAGAAGAACCAGGTGCGTACCGCCCGTTCGACCGTCGGCACCACCACGGAAATCTCAGACCTGCTCCGCCTGCTCTTTGCCAAGATCGGCAAGCCGGTCTGTCCTGACTGCCATCAGGAAGCCCGTTCATTCCAGCCTGACACGGTGGCTACCGAGCTGCTCACACGCTTTCCTGACGCGCGCGCCATGATTCTCTTCTCTGTCGCCACGCCTACCGCCGCGCTGGAGTCAGCATTCCGCCAATCGCTCCTGACTCGCGGATTTACCCGCCTCAAGGCCGGCAACGAGATCCTGGATCTGCTTGAGACCGCTCATCCGCCGCTTCACACAGAGCCGACACTGCATGTTGTACTCGACCGGCTCGTAATCCGCGCGGATAATCGAACCCGCCTCGTCGAAGCGATCGAGACCGCGTTCCGCGAGGGCGAAGGCCGCTGCACGGTCGAGGTGATCGGCCACGGCAATCACTCCTTCAGCACCCATTTCCTCTGCCAGCAGTGCGGTCGCACCTTTGAACCACTCAGGCCGATCCTCTTCTCCTTCAACCATCCGATCGGCGCCTGCCCCGAATGCAAAGGGTTCGGCAATGTCCTGCGTTACGATCCGGAACTCGTCATTCCCGACCACGGCAAATCGCTCGCTGACGGTGCGATCGAGCCCTGGAGCAAGCCCGGAACGGATTGGTGGGAGAAGCAGCTGCTGCTGGCCATGAAACGGAAGGGCATCGACGTGACGGCCCCGTTTCGCAGCCTCCCGAAAGCAACTCAGGCGCTACTGTGGAACGGCGATGAGTCCTTCGACGGCATCAACGACTTCTTCGAATACATGGAAGGGAAACGCTACAAGCTGCATGTGCGCGTGCTCCTGAGCCGCTATCGTACGCCAGTGGAATGCCCGGCCTGTCACGGCAGCCGGTTGAAGCCGGATGCCCGCTTCGTGAAGATTGCCGGCACCGATATTCACGAGATCACCGACCACACGATTGCAGGCCTGCTGGATTGGCTGGAAGCCTTGACCCTGCGGCCGTTCGAGCAAAACATTGCCGCCGACATTCTCCGCCAGTTGAAGGCCAAGCTGGGGTTCCTGCTGCGGGTCGGCCTGGGCTATCTCACGCTGGCCCGGCAAACGAAAACGCTCTCCGGCGGAGAAGCCCAGCGGGTGTCATTAGCCAATCAGCTCGGTGCCAGACTAGTCGGCACACTCTACGTCCTCGACGAACCGACCATCGGGCTCCATGCTCGCGACACCGATCTGCTCGCCGGAATTCTCAAAGACCTCGCCGCCGTCGGCAACACCGTCGTTGTCGTAGAGCACGATCGCCACATGATCGAGTCGGCCGACTATCTCGTTGAACTCGGACCGCAGTCCGGCGAACGGGGCGGCGAGATCATCTGCGCCGCCCCGGCCAAGGAATTTATTCAGGACAAGCGCGCCCTCACGGCCCGTTACCTCCGAGGAGAAGAACAGATTCCCCTCCCGAAATCCCGCCGGTCCGGCAACGGGAAGGTGCTCGTGATCGCGGGAGCCAACGAACATAATCTAAAAGATCTCGCCGTCCGGCTGCCGCTCGGCATGTTCATCTGTGTGACCGGTGTGTCAGGATCCGGCAAGAGCACACTCGTCGAAGACACGTTGTACCGCGCCTTGGCGCGCGCCTTTCGGGTCGATGCGCTCCCGATGGGACGCTTCAAAGCCATCAAAGGCATTGAGCACCTCAAGGGCGTGCGCCTCATCGATCAACAACCCATCGGCCGCACCCCCCGCTCCAATCCCATCACCTATCTAAAAGCCTTCGACGAGATCCGCCAACTCTTCGCCTCCGAGCGCGACGCGCTCCGCCAGGGGCTGACACCGGGGCACTTCTCCTTCAACACCACCGGTGGCCGGTGCGAGCGCTGTGAAGGCGCCGGCGTGGAAAAGCTGGAGATGTACTTCTTCGAAGACCTCTATGTGCCCTGTGAAAGTTGCGACGGGAAGCGGTTTAAGCCGGAAGTCCTGGCCATCCACTATCGCGGGAAGACGATTGCAGAAGTCCTGGCGATGACGGTGGATGACGCGGTGCAATTCTTCACCGGCGCGCCGAAACTGCAAGAGCGGCTGCATCTGCTCTCTTCCATCGGCCTCGGCTACCTGCGCCTCGGGCAATCCGCCACCACCCTCTCCGGCGGCGAAGCCCAGCGGCTCAAAATCGCCGCAGAGCTGAAAGACGGATCGGCAAAAGACCTCCTCTACATCATGGACGAGCCAACGACCGGCCTGCACTTTGAAGATGTGAAAAAACTCCTCGCCGTCCTGCACAAGCTGGTGAACGCAGGCAACACCCTGGTCGTCGTGGAGCATAATCTGGACGTGATCAAATCAGCCGACTGGGTGATCGACTTAGGCCCCGAAGGCGGCGCGGCAGGCGGACAAATTATCGCGGAAGGGAGACCGGAACAGGTGGCGAAAGTATCGACGTCATACACGGGAAGATTTCTAGCAACCGCCTTGACGCAATGA
- a CDS encoding Na+/H+ antiporter NhaA — protein MPVVGRSARCHVLGASIFGEVGFTISIFISNLAYTGNVHPRRVTGDKLPRLLRLTFFGSPPCHGHSSRHGAIE, from the coding sequence CTGCCTGTTGTCGGTCGATCTGCCCGGTGCCACGTTCTCGGCGCAAGCATTTTTGGCGAGGTTGGATTCACGATATCCATTTTCATTTCTAATCTTGCCTACACTGGAAATGTCCATCCTCGTCGCGTCACTGGCGACAAGCTCCCTCGGCTACTACGACTCACCTTCTTTGGCTCACCACCCTGCCACGGACACTCCAGCAGGCATGGCGCTATCGAGTGA
- a CDS encoding PP2C family protein-serine/threonine phosphatase, with product MDKVMACGEIWCGIKDKDMTVTTSGLEVSLFSAACEGGKGGDIYYFSVCESDLLSRIAIADVLGHGAAVADTSQWMCNSLRSKMNNVQGNEVLAELNVAAVDCGYKAITTAAVVAWYREQKKFFYTYAGHPPALLRRTTDSAWHEMTFPPSDHVTNTLLGINRDFPYDQETLTLASGDTIFMYTDGIIETPDATGQIFGIERLQALLNTCDSNPQTIRNTVLSALQAYAVEPLIHDDLTFMAIRIK from the coding sequence ATGGATAAAGTCATGGCCTGTGGAGAAATTTGGTGCGGCATCAAGGACAAAGATATGACCGTCACGACCAGTGGGCTTGAAGTCAGTCTATTCTCCGCAGCCTGCGAGGGCGGCAAAGGCGGGGACATTTATTACTTCAGCGTATGTGAAAGCGACCTGCTCTCTCGCATCGCAATTGCCGATGTGTTAGGCCACGGCGCCGCGGTGGCCGACACGAGTCAGTGGATGTGCAATTCCCTTCGAAGCAAAATGAATAACGTACAGGGGAATGAAGTCCTGGCAGAACTGAATGTCGCCGCAGTGGATTGTGGCTACAAGGCCATTACCACCGCCGCCGTGGTGGCGTGGTACCGCGAACAAAAGAAATTCTTTTATACCTATGCAGGCCACCCGCCGGCCTTGCTGCGGAGGACAACCGACAGTGCATGGCATGAAATGACGTTTCCCCCTTCAGACCATGTCACGAATACGCTCCTCGGCATCAACCGAGATTTCCCCTATGACCAGGAAACGCTCACACTGGCATCAGGAGACACGATATTTATGTATACCGACGGCATTATCGAAACTCCCGACGCCACAGGCCAGATTTTTGGGATCGAACGGCTGCAGGCGTTGCTCAATACCTGTGACAGCAATCCTCAGACCATTAGAAATACCGTCCTGTCGGCGTTACAGGCATACGCGGTAGAACCGCTCATTCATGACGATCTGACATTTATGGCGATTCGCATCAAATAG
- a CDS encoding CsgG/HfaB family protein, protein MGCLPRSPGAVGRCIRLISLFVAAFLSSHCGVGYTIYKSESKLDRLAVPMTKAQVLDEIGRPDRVLRDDGRLLVWEYSLTTRNQWLYELGLCPISVWIGGCVFYPFTNIAMERQREYPQHVVLVNEELCTWGPPVAILQRRKSCEVAGVPHGRMDGRTGRPEPVVTGLGPINRDSIDRYRTMAVMLFEDGPNAPGSGSRVAGIVTTLLLDLEVNMVERAKLDEVLKEQVIQLTHADDANVLKVGKLVGAHAIIVGGVQQWEQHSEARTNSVALSLRMIDVETGQLLFNGEGHLTDQTTDDPESSARIIVHRILARFGSQTGLLGSGHIGVNWELLETGGARYYAVRELRSGLPAEKAGLLVGDEVVGCNGSSLAGVTSEREAKRVCQIEAGQSLKLDIRRGGSTLELGIVAESRPGL, encoded by the coding sequence ATGGGATGCCTTCCCCGTTCTCCTGGTGCAGTCGGTCGGTGCATACGACTGATCAGTCTCTTCGTCGCCGCGTTTCTTTCTTCTCACTGCGGAGTCGGATACACCATTTATAAATCAGAGTCGAAGCTGGATCGGCTGGCCGTGCCGATGACCAAGGCGCAGGTGCTTGACGAGATCGGCCGTCCCGACCGCGTTTTGCGGGATGATGGCCGGCTTCTGGTGTGGGAATATTCCCTGACCACCCGCAATCAATGGCTCTATGAGCTCGGCCTTTGTCCGATCTCGGTCTGGATCGGCGGGTGTGTTTTCTATCCCTTCACCAACATCGCCATGGAACGGCAACGTGAATATCCTCAGCATGTCGTGTTGGTGAATGAAGAACTCTGTACCTGGGGTCCCCCGGTTGCGATCTTGCAGCGGCGAAAGTCGTGCGAGGTGGCCGGCGTGCCGCATGGCCGGATGGACGGCCGGACAGGCCGGCCTGAGCCGGTCGTAACGGGGTTGGGGCCGATCAATCGTGACTCCATCGATCGGTACCGCACCATGGCGGTGATGTTGTTTGAAGACGGGCCGAATGCGCCGGGCTCCGGCTCGCGCGTGGCGGGGATTGTGACCACCTTGTTGTTGGATCTCGAGGTGAACATGGTCGAGCGTGCCAAGCTCGATGAGGTGCTCAAAGAGCAGGTGATTCAGCTGACCCATGCCGATGATGCCAATGTGTTGAAAGTCGGCAAGCTGGTCGGCGCCCATGCCATCATCGTCGGCGGCGTGCAGCAATGGGAGCAGCACTCTGAAGCACGGACGAACAGCGTAGCGCTCTCGCTGCGGATGATCGATGTGGAAACCGGCCAGCTTCTCTTCAACGGCGAAGGCCATCTGACCGATCAGACCACCGACGATCCGGAGAGCTCCGCCCGCATCATTGTTCATCGCATCCTGGCGCGGTTTGGCTCGCAGACCGGCCTGCTCGGGTCGGGACACATTGGCGTAAATTGGGAACTGCTGGAAACGGGCGGCGCTCGCTACTATGCCGTGCGGGAACTCCGCAGTGGCCTTCCGGCAGAGAAAGCCGGGCTGCTCGTCGGAGATGAAGTCGTCGGCTGTAACGGATCTTCACTCGCTGGGGTCACCTCAGAACGCGAAGCCAAGCGAGTGTGCCAGATTGAGGCGGGGCAGTCGCTGAAACTCGATATCCGTCGCGGAGGTTCTACCCTGGAACTCGGCATCGTGGCCGAATCAAGGCCGGGGTTGTGA
- a CDS encoding YqgE/AlgH family protein, with product MDLELGKGIFLVATPQLRDPNFRQTVVLLCEHGDEGALGVVVNRPTAMSISEALPQVPIIEGASHVLYAGGPVQTNHVMLLYRVDQLPENSHHVFDGVCLGGDMGVVERILTGPTTKDSFRAYLGYSGWGPGQLESEMKTGSWITLPADSKIVFEQDPAQVWQEILLTLGDTYKHYADMPFDPSCN from the coding sequence ATGGACCTGGAACTCGGCAAGGGCATTTTCCTCGTGGCGACGCCCCAACTGCGCGATCCGAATTTTCGGCAGACGGTGGTGCTGCTCTGTGAACATGGCGACGAAGGCGCGCTCGGTGTAGTCGTCAACCGGCCGACGGCTATGTCTATCTCAGAAGCGCTCCCGCAGGTGCCCATCATCGAAGGGGCGAGCCACGTGCTCTATGCCGGGGGGCCGGTGCAGACGAATCATGTCATGCTGCTGTACCGGGTCGACCAGTTGCCGGAGAATTCTCACCACGTGTTCGACGGCGTGTGTCTCGGCGGAGACATGGGCGTGGTCGAACGGATTCTCACTGGGCCGACGACGAAAGATTCCTTCCGCGCCTATCTCGGCTACTCGGGCTGGGGGCCCGGTCAGCTGGAATCGGAGATGAAAACCGGTTCGTGGATTACCTTGCCCGCCGATTCAAAAATCGTGTTTGAACAAGATCCGGCTCAGGTGTGGCAGGAGATTCTGCTGACCCTGGGCGATACCTACAAACACTACGCGGATATGCCGTTCGACCCTTCCTGCAATTGA
- a CDS encoding nitrilase-related carbon-nitrogen hydrolase produces the protein MRIGYYQYEPEFGAVAKNLDAIRAMLEQTEADLMVLPELCASGYQFVSAEEALRLSEPVPDGATTKMLVDVAKRRRMHIVAGLPERAGSHCYNSAVVVGPSGFLGCYRKSHLFFEETLCFAPGDTGFQVWDIGAAKIGVMICFDWYFPESARTLALMGADIICHPSNLVLPNCPDSMPVRCLENRVFAVTCNRIGTEARGGKDALTFIGNSEVVSSRGVILQRAPRDREELAVVDIDPTEARNKTLTRYNDLLGDRRPSLYHK, from the coding sequence GTGCGAATCGGGTATTACCAGTATGAGCCGGAGTTTGGTGCCGTCGCCAAGAACCTGGACGCGATTCGCGCCATGCTGGAGCAGACCGAGGCCGATCTCATGGTGCTGCCGGAACTCTGCGCGTCGGGCTATCAGTTTGTGTCGGCCGAGGAGGCGCTGCGACTCTCTGAACCGGTGCCGGACGGAGCGACGACGAAGATGCTGGTGGATGTCGCTAAGCGCCGTCGGATGCATATTGTAGCGGGCTTGCCTGAGCGGGCGGGATCACACTGTTACAACTCGGCGGTGGTCGTCGGGCCGTCCGGATTTCTCGGCTGTTATCGAAAGAGCCACCTATTTTTTGAAGAGACGCTCTGCTTCGCTCCCGGTGACACCGGCTTTCAGGTCTGGGATATCGGCGCGGCCAAGATCGGTGTCATGATCTGTTTCGATTGGTACTTTCCGGAATCCGCGCGGACCCTGGCCCTCATGGGGGCGGACATTATCTGCCATCCTTCGAATTTGGTCTTGCCGAATTGTCCGGACTCCATGCCGGTGCGGTGTCTGGAGAATCGCGTCTTTGCAGTCACGTGCAATCGTATTGGGACCGAAGCGCGCGGCGGCAAAGATGCCCTCACGTTCATCGGCAACAGCGAAGTCGTCAGTTCCCGCGGCGTCATTCTGCAACGGGCGCCGCGCGACCGTGAAGAGCTGGCTGTGGTCGATATCGATCCGACCGAAGCACGGAACAAGACGCTCACCCGCTACAACGATCTGCTCGGCGATCGCCGACCCTCGCTCTATCACAAGTAG
- the smbP gene encoding small metal-binding protein SmbP: MTRSIRRGMLVLAAVSAMVAGPVMTGLALADNKHVAEAVEHAKEAAAHGKQGHADALVKHAEGALHHAEAAGIKNPHLDEGVKHLKEAVEHGKAGHADVATQHAEGAVTHLSEVK, encoded by the coding sequence ATGACAAGGTCTATTCGCCGCGGAATGTTGGTATTGGCGGCAGTGAGTGCGATGGTGGCCGGTCCGGTCATGACCGGGTTGGCGTTGGCGGATAATAAGCATGTAGCCGAGGCCGTTGAGCATGCGAAAGAAGCCGCAGCTCATGGCAAGCAGGGCCATGCCGATGCATTGGTGAAGCATGCCGAAGGTGCCCTCCACCATGCGGAAGCGGCCGGTATCAAGAATCCTCATTTGGACGAAGGCGTCAAGCATCTGAAGGAAGCCGTCGAGCACGGGAAGGCCGGTCACGCCGATGTGGCCACGCAGCATGCCGAAGGCGCCGTGACGCATTTGTCGGAAGTGAAGTAA
- a CDS encoding sulfurtransferase, with protein MTHPLLMDTDTLQERLGQPGLVIIDVRGKSAYEFGGHIPGAVHSTWHEYSDPNAIPKGLLNPDLAQIERQLSALGISNDSEVVIYSNPFDNWGDEGRMFWMLEYLGHQNLKVLDGGWVKWTAEKRPFGHGRETPKPGTFKAKPVKAVAITKDELKLIVRQAHPQTAVLDARSLEEFLGKEVSGIPRPGHIPSAVHVAWNTFLNKDATVKDFVTIKDALQDKGIQDSQEIVCYCTGGVRSAWLYFVLKLVGYQQVRNYPGSWWEWSRDFACPVEKDIQGLQKILGFNESARPS; from the coding sequence ATGACACACCCTTTATTGATGGATACGGATACGTTGCAGGAACGGCTCGGACAGCCCGGGTTGGTGATTATCGATGTCCGGGGGAAATCGGCCTATGAGTTCGGCGGTCACATTCCCGGTGCCGTGCATTCGACCTGGCACGAGTACAGCGATCCGAATGCGATTCCGAAAGGGCTCCTGAATCCCGATCTGGCTCAGATTGAGCGGCAGCTCTCGGCCTTAGGGATCAGCAACGACAGCGAAGTGGTCATCTACTCTAACCCCTTCGACAACTGGGGCGATGAAGGGCGCATGTTTTGGATGCTGGAATATCTCGGGCATCAGAACTTGAAGGTGCTCGACGGAGGCTGGGTTAAATGGACGGCGGAGAAACGCCCCTTTGGGCATGGCCGTGAAACACCCAAGCCGGGGACCTTTAAAGCCAAGCCAGTAAAAGCCGTGGCCATTACGAAGGATGAACTCAAGCTCATTGTTCGGCAGGCGCACCCGCAGACGGCTGTGTTGGATGCGCGCAGTCTGGAAGAGTTTCTCGGGAAGGAAGTGTCGGGGATTCCGCGACCCGGACACATTCCGTCCGCAGTGCATGTCGCGTGGAACACGTTTCTCAACAAGGACGCGACGGTGAAGGATTTCGTCACCATCAAAGATGCGTTGCAGGATAAGGGTATACAGGATTCCCAGGAGATCGTCTGTTACTGCACCGGCGGCGTTCGATCGGCCTGGCTCTATTTTGTGCTGAAGCTCGTGGGCTATCAGCAGGTCCGCAATTATCCGGGATCCTGGTGGGAATGGAGCCGGGACTTTGCCTGTCCGGTTGAAAAAGACATCCAGGGGTTGCAGAAAATTCTGGGGTTCAACGAGTCGGCGCGACCTTCTTGA
- a CDS encoding multiheme c-type cytochrome produces MTRLVKIGLGVVVLAAAIYVYYTEIKPVVIFGLRDEYAHAIPFQKVPEGLTSLSAESCGQCHREIYDEWKTSIHAHAYEDPFFQAYWKKDKNIWVCLNCHTPLENQQPTLVKDIPRGRVEKAVQEPNPHYDPAYQKESVTCAACHVRDGVIYGPFEDSAAPHPTKFDPNFRTTQVCQRCHNVVSGPAQFYNVGPCGTYAEYEGKFFMQERGFICQSCHMPEVTRPVAPDSPIRHGRRHLWRGGHDPDMIQRAVAIEVKTDTPQPKPGDEISFTLNLINAGAGHKIPTGDPDRYFTIEFSVEDAQKNVLDQQKSTMGRWILWQPAILELYDNRLLPLASREYSFAYRLPPKSEGLILKARVQYHILTDKQHEMLRTKYGLTGNDPYRFVIYEREFPLSEKLAAVMEQENRRQTALSRLQEGTSCKVQAAS; encoded by the coding sequence ATGACCAGGCTGGTGAAAATAGGGTTGGGCGTGGTCGTGCTGGCCGCCGCGATCTACGTCTATTACACCGAGATCAAGCCGGTCGTGATTTTCGGTCTGCGCGATGAGTATGCGCACGCGATTCCCTTTCAGAAAGTGCCGGAGGGTCTGACGAGTCTGAGTGCTGAGTCATGCGGCCAGTGCCATCGCGAGATCTATGACGAGTGGAAGACTAGCATTCATGCCCATGCCTATGAAGATCCGTTTTTTCAGGCTTACTGGAAGAAGGATAAGAACATCTGGGTTTGCCTGAATTGCCACACGCCGTTGGAAAATCAACAGCCGACCTTGGTGAAGGACATTCCGCGCGGTCGAGTGGAGAAGGCGGTGCAGGAGCCCAATCCGCACTATGATCCCGCCTATCAAAAGGAATCGGTCACCTGCGCCGCCTGCCATGTGCGCGACGGGGTGATCTATGGCCCCTTCGAAGATTCGGCCGCGCCGCATCCCACGAAGTTCGACCCGAACTTCCGGACGACCCAGGTCTGTCAGCGCTGTCACAATGTCGTCTCAGGCCCTGCCCAGTTCTACAATGTGGGCCCTTGCGGGACGTATGCCGAATATGAAGGCAAGTTCTTTATGCAGGAGCGGGGCTTCATCTGCCAGAGTTGCCACATGCCTGAGGTGACTCGCCCGGTGGCGCCAGACAGCCCCATCCGCCATGGCCGCCGGCATTTGTGGCGGGGCGGGCATGATCCGGACATGATTCAACGGGCGGTGGCCATCGAGGTCAAGACGGATACCCCGCAGCCCAAACCGGGCGACGAAATCTCCTTTACGCTCAACCTGATCAATGCCGGTGCGGGGCACAAGATTCCGACCGGCGACCCAGACCGGTACTTTACCATCGAGTTCTCCGTCGAGGACGCGCAGAAGAACGTGTTGGATCAGCAGAAATCGACGATGGGTCGCTGGATTCTGTGGCAACCGGCCATTCTCGAACTGTACGACAACCGCCTCCTGCCTCTGGCGAGCCGGGAGTATAGTTTTGCCTATCGTCTCCCCCCCAAATCAGAGGGCTTGATTCTCAAGGCACGGGTGCAGTACCACATTCTCACGGACAAGCAGCACGAGATGCTGCGGACGAAGTACGGACTGACGGGGAACGACCCCTATCGGTTCGTGATCTATGAACGGGAGTTTCCTCTTTCTGAAAAACTTGCGGCGGTCATGGAACAGGAAAATCGCCGGCAGACCGCGCTCAGCCGTCTGCAAGAAGGAACGAGTTGCAAGGTGCAGGCTGCGAGCTGA
- a CDS encoding histone deacetylase family protein gives MGKTGLVYDPRYLEHDMGLGHPESPNRLRAIMQQLEQSGTMAQLIRIEPRMAEDEWISLVHTEAYLASLKQHAPANGRVSLDPDTSMSPGSLTAAYLAAGGVLAGVDAMMAKQVDQVMCAVRPPGHHAEANRAMGFCLLNNVAIAARYAQKKHGLSRVLIVDWDVHHGNGTQHSFEADPSVLFFSTHQFPHYPGTGRESERGRGAGDGYTINVPMEAGAGDDEYRAIFHKVLVPAAEQFKPELVIISAGFDAHKDDPLAGMGLTEAGYAELTGIVAGIATRHAQGRILSSLEGGYNLTALAASVDAHVRGLLAV, from the coding sequence ATGGGCAAGACCGGACTCGTCTACGATCCGCGGTATCTCGAACACGACATGGGGCTGGGCCATCCCGAGTCGCCGAACCGGCTGCGCGCGATCATGCAGCAGCTGGAGCAGAGCGGGACGATGGCGCAGCTGATCCGGATTGAGCCACGCATGGCCGAGGATGAGTGGATCTCTCTGGTGCACACGGAGGCCTATCTTGCCTCGCTGAAGCAGCATGCGCCTGCGAACGGTCGTGTCTCGCTCGATCCCGATACCTCCATGTCTCCCGGTTCGCTCACCGCCGCCTATCTGGCAGCGGGAGGGGTGCTGGCTGGCGTGGATGCGATGATGGCGAAGCAGGTCGATCAGGTCATGTGCGCGGTACGGCCTCCGGGACACCATGCCGAAGCTAATCGCGCGATGGGATTTTGTCTGTTGAACAATGTTGCGATCGCCGCACGCTATGCCCAGAAGAAACATGGTCTTTCCCGTGTCTTGATTGTCGATTGGGACGTGCATCACGGCAACGGCACGCAGCACAGTTTTGAAGCCGATCCGTCGGTCCTCTTTTTCAGCACGCATCAATTCCCGCACTATCCCGGTACCGGCCGCGAGTCGGAGCGGGGCCGTGGCGCAGGGGACGGCTACACGATCAATGTGCCGATGGAAGCAGGAGCAGGTGACGACGAGTATCGGGCCATCTTCCACAAGGTGCTCGTACCGGCGGCAGAGCAGTTCAAGCCTGAGCTGGTGATTATCTCCGCTGGATTCGATGCACACAAAGATGATCCACTCGCCGGCATGGGATTGACCGAGGCGGGCTACGCGGAGTTGACCGGCATCGTCGCCGGCATTGCCACACGTCACGCGCAGGGGCGCATCCTTTCGTCCCTTGAAGGCGGATACAATCTTACCGCCTTGGCGGCTTCCGTCGACGCCCATGTGCGCGGGTTGTTAGCCGTATGA
- a CDS encoding tetratricopeptide repeat protein, whose product MPNPRIEPLKRVLAIEPTDEVAWFGLGKAYMEDGNFEEAAKALQQCVTVKPTYSAAYYALAQSLHKLGRIDECRAVSSTGIDVSTKNGDAMVTKNLEMLKSSLPN is encoded by the coding sequence ATGCCCAATCCCAGAATCGAACCGCTGAAGAGAGTGCTCGCGATTGAACCGACCGACGAGGTGGCCTGGTTCGGTCTCGGGAAAGCCTATATGGAAGATGGCAACTTTGAGGAAGCGGCTAAGGCCCTGCAGCAATGCGTCACGGTGAAGCCCACCTATTCTGCCGCCTACTACGCCCTCGCACAATCTCTGCACAAGCTCGGCCGGATCGACGAATGTCGCGCGGTGTCGAGCACCGGCATCGATGTCTCGACGAAAAACGGCGATGCCATGGTGACGAAGAATCTGGAGATGTTGAAGAGTTCGCTTCCCAACTGA